In the Phaseolus vulgaris cultivar G19833 chromosome 7, P. vulgaris v2.0, whole genome shotgun sequence genome, one interval contains:
- the LOC137827739 gene encoding cysteine-rich and transmembrane domain-containing protein WIH2-like: MSYYNQQQPPVGVPPPQGYPPQGDAYGKDAYPPPGYPPQGYPQQPYPAQGYPPPYAPPQYAQPPPQQQHQSSGPGCLEGCLAALCCCCLLDACF; the protein is encoded by the exons ATGAGTTATTACAACCAGCAGCAACCACCGGTCGGTGTTCCTCCACCGCAAG GTTACCCACCGCAAGGGGACGCTTATGGAAAGGATGCCTACCCTCCCCCAGGGTACCCTCCGCAAGGCTACCCTCAGCAGCCATATCCAGCGCAGGGTTACCCTCCGCCCTACGCGCCTCCTCAGTACGCTCAGCCTCCGCCTCAACAACAACATCAGTCTTCGGGTCCTGGTTGTTTAGAAGGATG CTTGGCTGCTCTCTGCTGCTGCTGCCTGTTGGATGCTTGTTTCTGA
- the LOC137828143 gene encoding LIM domain-containing protein WLIM1-like gives MASFGGTTQKCMACDKTVYLVDKLTADGRVYHKACFRCHHCRNTLKLSNYCSFEGVLYCRPHYDQLYKRTGSLDKSFEGTPKVQKPEKPITENENSKGLANVFLGTRDKCVCCKKTVYPTERVTINGTPYHKSCFKCTYGGCTISSSNFITHEGKLYCKHHHIQLFKEKGNYSQLENDQVPTTEVVA, from the exons ATGGCCAGTTTTGGGGGAACCACGCAAAAGTGCATGGCTTGTGACAAAACGGTGTATCTTGTTGATAAGCTAACTGCTGATGGCCGTGTCTATCACAAGGCCTGCTTCAGATGCCACCATTGCCGCAACACCCTTAAG CTGAGCAACTACTGTTCTTTTGAGGGGGTGCTATACTGCAGACCTCATTATGATCAACTCTACAAGCGAACTGGCAGCTTGGACAAAAGCTTCGAAG GAACACCCAAAGTTCAGAAACCAGAGAAACCGATCACTGAAAATGAG AACTCTAAGGGCCTCGCAAACGTGTTCTTGGGCACCAGAGACAAATGTGTGTGCTGCAAAAAGACAGTGTATCCCACTGAGCGG GTAACGATTAATGGAACACCCTACCATAAGAGCTGCTTCAAATGTACCTATGGAGGCTGTACTATAAGCTCATCAAACTTTATCACACACGAGGGAAAACTGTACTGCAAACACCATCACATTCAACTTTTCAAAGAGAAGGGTAACTACAGTCAGCTGGAGAATGACCAAGTTCCTACCACGGAAGTCGTTGCTTGA